The following are from one region of the Terriglobia bacterium genome:
- the pilB gene encoding type IV-A pilus assembly ATPase PilB, producing the protein MSQRLGDLLVKEKVITTEQLEQALKVQKESGTRLGSILVKLGYLSDEDVTNFLSRQYGVPAINLTYFEIDPTVVKLIPYETAKRYQILPLSRVGASLTIAMVDPTNVFAMDDIKFMTGFNIEPVVASESSILDGIEKAYGATHEEDLEKVMMSMTEGVETDIELQAEEEEKGLSELEKAADEAPIVKLVNLILTDAVKRGASDIHVEPYEKEYRVRFRVDGMLLTIMSPPMKLKDAITSRIKIMAKLDISEKRLPQDGRIMLKVNLGGRKKQLDYRVSTLPTLWGEKIVMRLLDKENLRLDMTKLGFESESLVKFEKAILKPYGMVLVTGPTGSGKTNTLYSAISRLNQPDTNIMTAEDPVEFQLAGVNQVQMKESIGLNFAAALRAFLRQDPNIILVGEIRDFETAEIAIKAALTGHLVLSTLHTNGAPETISRLMNMGIEPFLVATSVHMIVAQRLVRRICSECRAEVDLPPQALIEAGFTPEEAKTVKVSKGKGCGICNNTGYKGRCGLYEVMEIDDEIRELILVGASAVELKKKAVERGMITLRRSGLVKVLTGATTLEEVARETVH; encoded by the coding sequence ATGTCTCAGCGGTTGGGCGACCTTCTCGTTAAGGAGAAGGTAATCACGACGGAGCAGCTGGAACAGGCTCTGAAAGTGCAGAAAGAATCCGGGACGCGCCTGGGCTCCATTCTGGTCAAGCTGGGGTATCTGTCCGACGAAGACGTAACCAATTTTCTCTCCCGCCAGTACGGTGTGCCGGCCATCAACCTCACTTATTTCGAAATTGATCCCACGGTGGTCAAGCTCATCCCGTACGAGACCGCCAAGCGTTACCAGATCCTGCCGCTGAGCCGGGTGGGCGCGTCGCTCACCATTGCCATGGTGGACCCGACCAACGTCTTCGCCATGGACGATATCAAGTTCATGACCGGCTTCAACATCGAGCCGGTGGTGGCGTCGGAGAGCTCGATCCTGGACGGCATTGAGAAGGCCTACGGCGCAACCCACGAAGAAGACTTGGAAAAGGTCATGATGTCGATGACCGAAGGCGTCGAAACCGACATCGAACTCCAAGCCGAAGAGGAGGAGAAGGGGCTATCGGAACTGGAGAAGGCGGCCGACGAGGCGCCCATCGTCAAGCTGGTAAACCTGATCCTCACCGACGCGGTCAAGCGCGGCGCCAGCGACATCCACGTCGAACCCTACGAGAAGGAGTATCGCGTCCGCTTCCGCGTTGACGGCATGCTGCTCACCATCATGAGCCCGCCCATGAAGCTGAAGGACGCCATCACCTCGCGGATCAAGATCATGGCCAAGCTGGACATCAGCGAGAAGCGGCTGCCGCAGGACGGCCGCATCATGCTGAAGGTCAATCTCGGGGGAAGAAAGAAGCAGCTCGATTACCGGGTCAGCACCCTGCCCACGCTGTGGGGCGAGAAGATCGTGATGCGGCTGCTCGACAAGGAAAATCTGCGTCTCGATATGACCAAGCTGGGCTTCGAGTCGGAGTCGCTGGTGAAATTCGAAAAGGCGATCCTGAAGCCCTATGGCATGGTGCTGGTCACCGGCCCCACCGGTTCCGGCAAGACCAATACACTGTACTCCGCGATTTCGCGCCTCAACCAGCCCGACACCAACATCATGACCGCCGAGGATCCGGTGGAGTTCCAGTTGGCGGGCGTGAACCAGGTGCAGATGAAGGAATCCATCGGGCTGAATTTTGCGGCCGCGCTGCGCGCCTTCCTGCGGCAGGACCCGAACATCATCCTGGTGGGCGAGATCCGTGACTTCGAGACGGCCGAAATTGCCATCAAGGCCGCGCTCACCGGGCACCTGGTGCTTTCCACGCTGCACACCAACGGCGCGCCGGAAACCATCAGCCGCTTGATGAACATGGGCATCGAGCCCTTCCTGGTGGCGACCTCGGTGCACATGATCGTGGCGCAGCGCCTGGTGCGCCGCATCTGCTCCGAGTGCAGGGCAGAGGTGGACCTGCCGCCGCAGGCGCTCATCGAGGCTGGCTTCACCCCCGAAGAAGCCAAGACCGTCAAGGTCAGCAAGGGTAAGGGATGCGGGATTTGCAATAACACCGGGTACAAGGGCCGTTGCGGTCTGTACGAGGTGATGGAAATTGACGACGAGATTCGCGAACTGATCCTGGTGGGCGCCTCCGCGGTGGAATTGAAGAAAAAGGCGGTGGAGCGCGGCATGATCACCCTGCGCCGCAGCGGCCTGGTGAAGGTTTTGACGGGCGCAACCACACTGGAAGAGGTGGCGCGAGAAACCGTGCACTGA
- a CDS encoding OpgC domain-containing protein, translated as MQNPDYERHLYCTRDLDNTSTKVLSRVHKIAMAEIDSPPSQSQRDPRIDALRGLALVVMTWDHLPNPWRQYTYQSFGFVSAAEVFVFLSGTVTAWVYGRYLIREGSDASTGRALRRVRLLYFVHIALLTIFFAANQMAPEHSEATFAWDSWKAWIQGATFIFQPALLDILPMYCLFIAVAPLLLKQLSCGRSSMVLAISAGIWVIAQFPGNVPYFMGAFNPLAWQLLFVCGMMLSFPAVMQRKTKLPRPRFAIAVVAIVAGLFFVFRHPDFFHLALMPAQHTYSTYLTARDARSILHPFRLIDFAALAYLVWSIPRSFEDRYGKSMPYASLSFLGKHSLQVFAWSSCICFFARMIYGMVGPLSVPLRTSASILLTATLWLPAWLHARFAARSRQGMIVPSRTARLRSASRPRALVTISNRVG; from the coding sequence GTGCAGAACCCCGATTACGAGCGTCATTTGTACTGCACAAGAGACTTGGATAACACTTCCACTAAGGTGCTATCACGGGTGCATAAGATTGCCATGGCAGAGATTGATTCCCCACCTTCGCAGTCACAGCGCGATCCGCGCATCGACGCTCTCCGCGGCTTGGCGCTTGTCGTAATGACCTGGGATCACCTCCCGAACCCTTGGCGGCAGTATACATACCAGTCCTTTGGATTCGTGTCGGCGGCTGAAGTCTTTGTGTTTCTTTCCGGGACCGTGACTGCCTGGGTTTACGGCAGGTACCTGATCAGGGAAGGTAGCGACGCGTCCACTGGGCGCGCGTTACGGCGCGTTCGGTTACTCTATTTCGTCCACATTGCATTGCTCACCATCTTTTTTGCGGCGAATCAGATGGCACCTGAGCATTCCGAAGCCACGTTCGCTTGGGATTCCTGGAAGGCTTGGATTCAGGGCGCCACATTCATATTCCAACCCGCATTACTCGACATCCTGCCCATGTACTGTTTGTTCATTGCGGTCGCTCCGCTGCTGTTGAAGCAGTTGAGTTGCGGGCGGTCCTCGATGGTGCTGGCGATCAGTGCGGGCATTTGGGTGATCGCGCAGTTTCCCGGCAATGTTCCTTATTTCATGGGCGCGTTCAACCCGCTCGCGTGGCAATTACTGTTCGTGTGCGGCATGATGCTGAGTTTCCCGGCAGTCATGCAGCGAAAAACAAAGTTGCCGCGCCCGCGATTCGCGATCGCCGTGGTAGCCATTGTTGCGGGATTGTTCTTTGTGTTCCGCCACCCAGATTTCTTTCACCTTGCGCTGATGCCCGCGCAACACACGTATTCGACGTATCTGACCGCTCGCGACGCCAGGAGCATTCTGCATCCCTTCCGGCTGATTGATTTTGCGGCTTTGGCCTATCTCGTCTGGTCCATCCCGCGCTCCTTCGAGGACAGGTACGGCAAGTCAATGCCCTACGCGAGCCTTTCGTTTCTCGGCAAGCACTCGTTGCAGGTGTTCGCCTGGTCATCGTGCATTTGCTTTTTTGCACGAATGATCTACGGGATGGTGGGTCCTTTGTCCGTCCCGTTGCGTACCAGCGCATCGATCTTGTTAACCGCGACCCTGTGGCTGCCGGCCTGGCTGCACGCCAGATTCGCCGCACGGTCGCGCCAAGGCATGATCGTGCCCTCCCGCACGGCAAGACTGCGCTCCGCTAGCAGGCCACGAGCGCTGGTCACGATTTCGAACCGAGTTGGTTGA
- the secA gene encoding preprotein translocase subunit SecA: MINTLAAKIFGTKNEREVKRLMPAVAQINALEPQMQALTDAQLCAKTGEFRKRLAERLEGIEDDEERRTAENEFLEEILPEAFAVVREAGRRTLNMRHFDVQLIGGMVQHQGKISEMKTGEGKTLVATLPVYLNALPGRGVHVVTVNDYLAKRDSEWMGKIYNFLGLSVGVIVHDLDDEERREAYAADVTYGTNNEFGFDYLRDNMKFDLRECVQRGHNFGIVDEVDSILIDEARTPLIISGASEESTDKYYKVNKIIPKLEKGEEIEQAQGEAKILTGDYVVDEKHKTITISDQGWEKVEKLLGITNIADPENWDLKHHVETAVKAHALYKRDVEYVVKDGEVLIVDEFTGRLMPGRRWSDGLHQAVEAKENVKVERENQTLATITFQNYFRMYKKLAGMTGTAETEAPEFEKIYKLEVVVIPTNQPLRRLENPDVVYRTEPEKYKAAADHIEELHEKAQPVLVGTTSIEKSERLSEMLKKRSVKHVVLNAKYHEREAEIVAQAGRLGMVTIATNMAGRGTDILLGGNPEFMAKQELVKKGIARPLQEAGGEVEAAASSEEMTKFYYQGTEFEAPLEQWNEALARYKSETDKEHDQVVEVGGLFILGTERHEARRIDHQLRGRAGRQGDPGASRFFLSLQDDLMRIFAKEWVSTLLQRLGMEEGVPIESKMITRRIEAAQKAVEAQNFEARKHLLEYDDVMNKQREAVYSLRRQLLEGLDQKDLILEDYVADILGELLDKYAGKDVHPEDWDTKGLKNEVFTRFGVDIVAEKVTPETLNRQELGDAVFGKLKERYDAKEKLIGAEQMRYHERMIMLSVLDQQWKDHLLNMDHLKEGIGLRGYGQHDPLVEYKRESFDMFEEMMARFEEETVRYLYLMQVIEPGAPQVTIEAGGDGDGAARRRRAAATSVDELEEAFQRRKRKELEQARMAGSGEYQPVQQRVRSGAKIGRNDPCPCGSGKKYKKCCGVNA, encoded by the coding sequence TTGATCAATACTTTAGCAGCCAAGATTTTCGGCACCAAGAACGAGCGCGAGGTCAAGCGCCTGATGCCCGCGGTCGCGCAGATTAACGCGCTGGAACCGCAGATGCAGGCCCTCACTGACGCCCAACTGTGCGCCAAGACCGGCGAGTTCCGCAAGCGCCTGGCCGAACGCCTGGAGGGGATCGAGGACGACGAGGAGCGCCGCACTGCGGAAAACGAATTCCTGGAAGAAATCCTGCCGGAAGCGTTTGCGGTGGTGCGCGAGGCCGGGCGCCGCACCCTCAACATGCGCCACTTCGACGTCCAACTCATCGGCGGCATGGTGCAGCACCAGGGCAAAATTTCGGAAATGAAGACGGGCGAAGGCAAAACCCTGGTCGCCACCCTGCCGGTGTACCTGAACGCGCTGCCGGGGCGAGGCGTGCACGTGGTCACGGTCAACGATTACCTGGCCAAGCGCGACTCGGAGTGGATGGGAAAGATCTACAACTTCCTCGGCCTGTCGGTGGGCGTGATCGTGCACGATCTGGACGACGAGGAGCGCCGCGAAGCTTACGCCGCCGACGTCACCTACGGCACCAACAACGAGTTCGGCTTCGACTACCTGCGCGACAACATGAAGTTCGACCTGCGCGAGTGTGTGCAGCGCGGACACAACTTCGGCATCGTGGACGAGGTGGACTCAATCCTGATTGACGAGGCGCGCACCCCGCTCATTATCAGCGGCGCCAGCGAGGAATCCACCGACAAGTATTACAAGGTCAACAAGATCATTCCCAAGCTGGAGAAGGGCGAAGAGATCGAGCAGGCGCAGGGCGAGGCCAAGATCCTCACCGGCGACTACGTGGTGGACGAGAAGCACAAGACCATCACCATCAGCGATCAAGGCTGGGAAAAGGTCGAGAAACTGCTCGGGATCACCAACATTGCCGACCCGGAAAACTGGGATTTGAAACACCACGTCGAGACCGCGGTCAAGGCGCACGCGCTCTACAAGCGCGACGTCGAATACGTGGTCAAGGACGGCGAAGTTCTCATCGTGGACGAGTTCACCGGGCGCCTGATGCCCGGGCGCCGCTGGAGCGATGGCCTGCACCAGGCGGTGGAGGCGAAGGAGAACGTCAAGGTGGAGCGCGAGAACCAGACGCTGGCCACCATCACCTTCCAGAATTATTTCCGCATGTACAAGAAGCTGGCCGGCATGACCGGCACGGCGGAGACGGAAGCTCCCGAATTCGAGAAAATCTACAAGCTTGAAGTCGTCGTAATTCCCACCAACCAGCCGCTGCGCCGGCTGGAAAATCCGGACGTGGTGTACCGCACCGAGCCGGAGAAATACAAGGCCGCCGCCGACCACATCGAGGAGTTGCACGAAAAGGCCCAGCCGGTGCTGGTGGGCACGACCTCGATCGAAAAGTCGGAACGGCTCTCCGAAATGCTCAAGAAGCGCAGCGTCAAGCACGTGGTGCTGAATGCCAAGTATCACGAGCGCGAGGCGGAGATCGTGGCCCAGGCCGGCCGCCTCGGTATGGTGACCATCGCCACCAACATGGCGGGCCGCGGCACCGACATTCTGTTGGGCGGCAACCCCGAATTCATGGCCAAGCAGGAGCTGGTCAAGAAAGGAATCGCGCGCCCATTGCAAGAAGCCGGCGGCGAAGTGGAGGCGGCTGCCAGCAGCGAGGAGATGACCAAGTTCTACTACCAGGGCACGGAATTCGAAGCTCCGCTGGAACAGTGGAACGAGGCGTTGGCGCGCTACAAGTCGGAAACCGACAAAGAGCACGACCAGGTGGTCGAAGTCGGCGGCCTGTTCATCCTTGGTACGGAGCGGCACGAGGCGCGGCGCATTGACCACCAGTTGCGTGGCCGCGCCGGACGCCAGGGCGACCCCGGCGCGTCGCGCTTCTTCCTCTCGCTGCAGGACGACTTGATGCGCATCTTCGCCAAGGAGTGGGTCTCGACGCTGCTGCAGCGCCTGGGCATGGAGGAGGGCGTACCGATCGAGTCGAAGATGATCACGCGGCGCATCGAGGCGGCGCAAAAGGCGGTCGAGGCGCAAAACTTCGAAGCCCGCAAACACCTGCTCGAGTACGACGATGTGATGAACAAACAGCGCGAGGCGGTGTACAGCCTGCGCCGCCAGTTGCTGGAAGGACTGGACCAGAAGGATCTTATCCTTGAGGACTATGTGGCCGACATTCTCGGCGAGCTGCTCGATAAGTACGCCGGCAAGGACGTTCATCCCGAGGATTGGGACACCAAGGGCTTGAAAAACGAGGTTTTCACCCGCTTTGGCGTGGACATTGTCGCCGAGAAGGTGACGCCGGAGACCCTGAACCGCCAGGAGCTGGGCGACGCCGTTTTCGGCAAGCTGAAAGAGCGCTACGATGCCAAGGAGAAGCTGATCGGCGCCGAGCAGATGCGCTATCACGAGCGCATGATCATGTTGAGCGTGCTCGACCAGCAGTGGAAAGACCACCTGCTCAACATGGACCACCTGAAGGAAGGCATCGGGCTGCGCGGCTACGGCCAGCACGATCCTCTGGTGGAGTACAAGCGCGAGTCCTTCGACATGTTCGAAGAAATGATGGCGCGCTTCGAGGAAGAGACCGTCCGCTACTTGTACCTGATGCAGGTGATCGAGCCGGGCGCGCCGCAGGTGACCATCGAGGCAGGCGGCGATGGCGACGGTGCGGCGCGGCGACGGCGCGCGGCCGCGACTTCGGTGGACGAACTCGAAGAAGCCTTCCAGCGCCGCAAGCGTAAGGAGCTGGAACAGGCGCGCATGGCAGGTTCCGGAGAGTACCAGCCGGTGCAACAGCGGGTGCGCTCGGGCGCCAAGATCGGGCGCAATGATCCTTGCCCCTGCGGGTCAGGGAAAAAGTACAAGAAGTGCTGCGGAGTGAACGCCTAG
- a CDS encoding MFS transporter, whose translation MRSILRVRPLRLVFTANVISMMGSGMNSAAVMWFVLQATHSEVALGMLVVLQTIPSMLMLPFSGVIIDREDRRHLVMLLDAARALIILTVAFLALTGRVQVWHLYVMNTFVQLGFWMFWPTINALIQELTPAGQYVQSNTFLMAGIQGGFLLSGAVVGFVYNHIHLGGVLLIDFCTYLVSLACYFGVRKGRHLVRPADGGQPGAEGALARYLHEMREGIRYLRPRRDVLLLGSSWSLYLGAMMSSTVVMAPLSDRILHAGATGFGWIYGGWGLGAFLSALYVPALMRGIGARRALQIAMAVLAAGIFVIPYSGFVPLAVLIYMTMGSARGVGGISISSSMMHLVPKHFMGRVQNTFYFAGTALQIILALSAGVIAHRLSLTAAFALLGMVYVLAFIGSVWPVPATSGATEAVAAVAE comes from the coding sequence ATGCGCTCCATCCTGAGAGTCCGGCCGCTGCGGCTGGTTTTCACAGCCAACGTGATCTCCATGATGGGCAGCGGGATGAATTCCGCCGCGGTGATGTGGTTTGTTCTGCAGGCGACGCATTCCGAGGTCGCGCTCGGCATGCTGGTCGTGCTGCAGACCATTCCCTCGATGCTGATGCTTCCCTTCAGTGGCGTGATCATCGATCGCGAAGACCGCCGCCATCTGGTGATGCTGCTCGACGCGGCGCGCGCCCTCATCATCCTTACCGTCGCCTTTCTCGCGCTCACGGGACGGGTGCAGGTCTGGCACCTGTACGTCATGAACACGTTCGTCCAACTCGGCTTCTGGATGTTCTGGCCGACCATCAATGCCTTGATCCAGGAACTAACGCCTGCCGGCCAATACGTCCAGTCGAACACCTTCCTGATGGCCGGAATCCAGGGCGGATTCCTGCTCTCCGGCGCCGTCGTAGGTTTCGTCTACAACCACATCCACCTCGGCGGCGTGCTGCTGATTGATTTCTGTACTTACCTGGTCTCGCTCGCTTGCTACTTCGGGGTTCGCAAGGGTCGGCATCTGGTGCGCCCGGCCGACGGGGGGCAGCCAGGTGCGGAGGGAGCGCTGGCGCGCTACCTGCATGAGATGCGCGAGGGCATCCGCTATCTGCGCCCTCGACGCGACGTGCTGCTCCTGGGCTCAAGCTGGTCGTTGTACCTGGGCGCGATGATGTCCTCGACGGTGGTGATGGCGCCGCTGAGCGACCGCATCCTGCACGCCGGCGCCACCGGGTTCGGATGGATCTATGGAGGATGGGGCCTGGGCGCATTCCTCAGCGCACTGTATGTGCCCGCGCTGATGCGCGGTATCGGAGCGCGGCGCGCGCTGCAGATCGCCATGGCGGTGCTCGCCGCCGGTATCTTCGTGATCCCCTATTCGGGCTTCGTGCCGCTTGCAGTTCTCATTTACATGACCATGGGATCGGCGCGCGGCGTGGGCGGCATTTCGATTTCCAGCAGCATGATGCACCTGGTTCCCAAGCACTTCATGGGACGCGTGCAGAACACGTTCTATTTCGCCGGTACCGCCCTGCAAATCATTCTTGCCTTATCAGCCGGAGTCATCGCGCACCGCCTGTCGCTGACCGCAGCGTTCGCGTTGCTGGGAATGGTGTACGTGCTGGCGTTTATCGGCTCGGTGTGGCCGGTACCGGCGACGAGCGGGGCAACCGAAGCCGTGGCCGCCGTGGCCGAGTAA
- a CDS encoding enoyl-ACP reductase has protein sequence MTALLEGRTAVVFGVANKRSIAWAIAQQLHGAGARLALTYQNERLALESKDLVESLLGAEGFQCDVSNDAEVTRLFEQLKERYGKLDVLVHSIAFAPAAELSRPFVETSREGFRIAHDVSVYSLIALARGAAPLMADGGSIMTLTYYGAEKVVPNYNVMGVAKAALEATVRYLAADLGKQKVRVNAISAGPIKTLAARGIAGFGDMLKGHVERAPLQRNVEAEEVGRAALFLASDLSTGVTGETIYVDCGYNIMGF, from the coding sequence ATGACAGCTCTGCTCGAAGGACGTACCGCAGTTGTCTTCGGAGTCGCCAACAAGCGCAGCATCGCCTGGGCCATCGCGCAGCAATTGCATGGCGCCGGCGCGCGCCTGGCACTCACCTATCAGAACGAGCGGCTTGCGCTTGAATCCAAGGACTTGGTCGAGTCGCTCCTCGGCGCCGAGGGCTTTCAGTGCGACGTATCCAACGACGCCGAGGTCACGCGTCTCTTCGAGCAATTGAAGGAGCGCTACGGGAAACTCGACGTCCTGGTGCACAGCATCGCCTTTGCCCCCGCCGCCGAACTCAGCCGGCCCTTCGTCGAGACTTCCCGCGAGGGCTTCCGCATTGCGCACGACGTCAGCGTATATTCGCTGATCGCGCTCGCCCGCGGCGCCGCCCCGCTGATGGCCGACGGCGGCAGCATCATGACCCTTACCTACTACGGCGCGGAGAAAGTCGTGCCCAACTACAACGTCATGGGCGTGGCAAAAGCCGCTCTGGAAGCCACCGTCCGCTACCTCGCGGCCGATCTCGGCAAGCAGAAAGTGCGCGTGAATGCCATTTCCGCAGGGCCCATCAAGACGCTGGCCGCGCGCGGCATTGCCGGCTTCGGCGACATGTTGAAAGGCCACGTCGAGCGCGCCCCGTTGCAACGCAACGTTGAAGCCGAAGAGGTGGGCAGGGCAGCGCTGTTTCTCGCTTCGGATCTGTCCACGGGCGTGACCGGAGAGACGATCTACGTGGACTGCGGGTATAACATCATGGGCTTCTGA
- the tsaE gene encoding tRNA (adenosine(37)-N6)-threonylcarbamoyltransferase complex ATPase subunit type 1 TsaE, giving the protein MATGEFTTHSAEETIQLGHQLARELKPPQLVVLRGELGTGKTTLVKGIAEGFQAASQDDVTSPTFALIREYRGPSVNVFHIDLYRIDTDRELETLGIDDLYGNSNVLLIEWGEKFARFERERHVEIRFRRLGENERRIRVSGL; this is encoded by the coding sequence ATGGCGACCGGCGAATTTACTACTCACTCCGCGGAAGAGACCATCCAGTTGGGGCACCAGCTTGCGCGCGAGTTGAAGCCGCCTCAACTGGTGGTGCTGCGCGGCGAACTGGGCACAGGAAAGACGACGCTGGTCAAGGGAATCGCCGAAGGTTTCCAGGCAGCGTCGCAGGACGACGTCACCAGCCCGACTTTCGCGCTGATCCGCGAATATCGCGGGCCGTCGGTCAACGTGTTTCATATTGACCTGTACCGCATCGACACCGATCGTGAACTGGAAACCCTGGGCATTGACGATCTGTATGGCAATTCCAACGTCCTGCTGATCGAGTGGGGCGAGAAGTTCGCGCGCTTCGAACGCGAGCGGCACGTCGAAATTCGATTCCGGCGCTTGGGTGAGAACGAGCGACGGATTCGGGTCAGCGGCTTGTAG
- a CDS encoding NAD(P)H-hydrate dehydratase: MKVTTTEEMRQIDRLTSERHGVPSLTLMENAGTHVAEYVLRRYQRAERICIVCGRGNNGGDGFVAARKLHEVGKKVDVLLLGSPAEVKGDAAAMLKKLPVTPVTIASEEELMSGERSPASALRDADLILDAILGTGFKPPVSGLIASAIKLINSLPVPVFAVDIPSGAGADAFAPEPHLRCRADAIVTFTAPRPAHVFADLTRGEIVVGQIGSPREAIQSTLSLEVIAWNDIGSCFALRAPDANKGSFGHVLTIGGSLGKSGAAAMAGMAALRAGAGLSTVATPRSVLPMVAGFAAELMTEPLPETEAGSISLAAVDYGRLDSMVEGKTVLALGPGISRQADTVQFIRAIVDKYPQPLVLDADGLNAFEGRAEKLEGSKRPLVLTPHPGEMARLTGLSTKLVQRDRIGVARSFARDHHCVVVLKGHRTLIAEPDGHVWVNMTGNPGMATGGTGDVLTGLIAGMIAQFPDDLVRAVCAAVWLHGYAGDRAARVWSEQWLTATDILNTAIVDGVTKDWLERDPFVAIQHGGGRQA; this comes from the coding sequence ATGAAGGTCACCACTACCGAGGAAATGCGCCAGATTGACCGCCTCACCAGCGAGCGCCACGGCGTGCCGTCCCTTACGCTGATGGAGAACGCGGGAACGCACGTGGCGGAATACGTGTTGCGGCGCTACCAGCGCGCGGAGCGAATCTGCATCGTTTGCGGAAGAGGAAACAACGGCGGCGACGGATTCGTGGCGGCCCGCAAGCTGCACGAGGTTGGGAAAAAGGTGGACGTCCTTCTGCTGGGAAGTCCTGCGGAGGTGAAGGGCGACGCGGCGGCAATGCTTAAGAAACTGCCGGTTACGCCGGTCACGATCGCCAGCGAAGAAGAATTGATGAGCGGTGAACGCTCGCCCGCAAGTGCGCTGCGTGATGCCGATCTCATTCTGGATGCGATTCTCGGGACGGGCTTCAAGCCGCCGGTTTCCGGGCTGATCGCGAGCGCGATCAAGCTGATCAATTCACTCCCGGTTCCGGTGTTCGCGGTGGACATTCCTTCCGGCGCCGGCGCCGATGCGTTCGCTCCGGAGCCGCACCTGCGCTGCCGCGCCGACGCCATTGTCACCTTCACCGCGCCCCGTCCGGCACACGTCTTTGCCGATCTGACGCGCGGCGAAATCGTGGTCGGGCAGATTGGCTCTCCGCGGGAGGCGATCCAGTCCACGCTGAGCCTGGAGGTCATCGCGTGGAACGACATTGGATCCTGTTTTGCCCTGCGCGCGCCGGATGCGAACAAGGGCAGCTTCGGACACGTGCTGACCATCGGCGGCTCGTTGGGAAAATCCGGCGCGGCGGCCATGGCCGGCATGGCAGCTTTGCGCGCCGGAGCAGGGCTTTCCACGGTGGCGACGCCGCGGTCGGTGCTGCCCATGGTTGCCGGTTTCGCCGCCGAATTGATGACCGAGCCTTTGCCGGAAACCGAGGCGGGATCGATTTCACTCGCGGCGGTGGATTACGGACGCCTCGATTCGATGGTGGAAGGCAAAACCGTTCTCGCCCTGGGACCGGGAATTTCGCGGCAGGCGGACACCGTGCAGTTCATCCGCGCCATCGTGGACAAATACCCGCAGCCGCTGGTGCTTGACGCCGACGGGCTGAACGCGTTCGAGGGCCGAGCGGAGAAGTTGGAGGGGAGCAAGCGGCCGCTGGTGCTGACGCCCCATCCCGGCGAAATGGCGCGCCTGACGGGGCTTTCCACCAAGCTGGTTCAGCGGGACCGCATCGGCGTGGCACGTTCCTTCGCGCGCGATCATCATTGCGTTGTGGTGCTCAAGGGACATCGCACCCTGATCGCCGAGCCGGATGGTCACGTATGGGTCAACATGACGGGCAATCCCGGCATGGCGACCGGAGGCACCGGCGACGTGCTCACCGGCTTGATCGCGGGCATGATCGCGCAGTTTCCGGATGACCTGGTACGCGCGGTGTGCGCGGCGGTGTGGCTGCACGGGTACGCGGGGGATCGCGCCGCCAGGGTATGGTCGGAGCAGTGGCTGACCGCGACCGACATCCTGAACACGGCCATCGTTGACGGCGTCACCAAAGACTGGCTGGAACGCGATCCCTTTGTCGCCATTCAGCATGGCGGCGGCCGGCAGGCGTAA